From a single Nicotiana tomentosiformis chromosome 2, ASM39032v3, whole genome shotgun sequence genomic region:
- the LOC104108853 gene encoding small ribosomal subunit protein eS25 has protein sequence MAPKKAAPPPSSKPAKSGGGKQKKKKWSKGKQKEKVNNMVLFDKATYDKLLSEAPKYKLITPSVLSDRLRISGSLARKAIRDLMARGSIRMVSAHASQQIYTRATNT, from the exons ATG GCTCCGAAGAAGGCAGCTCCTCCTCCATCGTCCAAACCCGCCAAGTCTGGTGGTGGAAAGCAGAAGAAGAAG AAGTGGAGCAAGGGAAAGCAAAAGGAAAAGGTGAACAACATGGTTTTGTTCGATAAGGCCACTTACGACAAGCTCCTGTCTGAAGCCCCTAAGTATAAGCTCATCACCCCTTCCGTCCTCTCCGACCGTTTGAGG ATTAGTGGATCCCTTGCTAGGAAGGCAATTAGGGATTTGATGGCTAGAGGGTCGATCAGGATGGTGTCTGCTCATGCTAGCCAGCAGATTTACACCAGGGCTACCAACACCTAA
- the LOC104108854 gene encoding nuclear transcription factor Y subunit A-7 isoform X3, with translation MTSSLHYHSDGSENEQPEKQSEAHSESSSPATGMSVPGIATPNMHYVMPTQLGNGNAMLQAQTAYPYPDPYYRSIFAPYDAQPYPTQPYPAQPMVHVQLMGIQQAGVPLPSDAIDEPVFVNAKQYHGILRRRQSRAKAESEKKLLKARKPYLHESRHLHALKRARGCGGRFTAKKTDNQQKQDESGDNSQVNINLESEKNEVASAENAS, from the exons ATGACGTCCTCGCTTCATTATCATTCAG ATGGTAGTGAGAATGAACAGCCAGAGAAGCAATCAGAGGCTCACAGCGAGTCTTCATCCCCTGCTACTGGAATGTCTGTGCCTGGTATTGCAACACCAAATATGCACTATGTGATGCCCACTCAACTTGGCAATGGAAATGCTATG TTGCAGGCTCAAACAGCTTATCCTTATCCAGATCCATACTATAGGAGCATCTTTGCACCATACGATGCACAGCCTTATCCTACACAACCTTATCCAGCACAACCAATG GTTCACGTTCAGCTAATGGGAATTCAACAAGCTGGTGTTCCTTTGCCATCAGACGCAATAGACGAACCTGTTTTTGTTAATGCAAAACAGTATCATGGCATCTTGAGGCGTCGACAATCTCGCGCGAAAGCTGAGTCAGAGAAGAAACTTCTGAAAGCTAGGAAG CCGTACTTGCATGAATCACGCCATTTGCATGCACTGAAAAGAGCTAGAGGATGTGGGGGTCGTTTTACAGCGAAGAAAACTGATAACCAGCAGAAACAGGACGAATCAGGTGATAACTCACAGGTCAACATTAATCTTGAGTCTGAAAAAAACGAGGTTGCTTCTGCAGAGAACGCCTCTTGA
- the LOC104108854 gene encoding nuclear transcription factor Y subunit A-7 isoform X1 yields MTSSLHYHSDGSENEQPEKQSEAHSESSSPATGMSVPGIATPNMHYVMPTQLGNGNAMLQAQTAYPYPDPYYRSIFAPYDAQPYPTQPYPAQPMVHVQLMGIQQAGVPLPSDAIDEPVFVNAKQYHGILRRRQSRAKAESEKKLLKARKLKDEYQLCWTISARPNIIQLPYLHESRHLHALKRARGCGGRFTAKKTDNQQKQDESGDNSQVNINLESEKNEVASAENAS; encoded by the exons ATGACGTCCTCGCTTCATTATCATTCAG ATGGTAGTGAGAATGAACAGCCAGAGAAGCAATCAGAGGCTCACAGCGAGTCTTCATCCCCTGCTACTGGAATGTCTGTGCCTGGTATTGCAACACCAAATATGCACTATGTGATGCCCACTCAACTTGGCAATGGAAATGCTATG TTGCAGGCTCAAACAGCTTATCCTTATCCAGATCCATACTATAGGAGCATCTTTGCACCATACGATGCACAGCCTTATCCTACACAACCTTATCCAGCACAACCAATG GTTCACGTTCAGCTAATGGGAATTCAACAAGCTGGTGTTCCTTTGCCATCAGACGCAATAGACGAACCTGTTTTTGTTAATGCAAAACAGTATCATGGCATCTTGAGGCGTCGACAATCTCGCGCGAAAGCTGAGTCAGAGAAGAAACTTCTGAAAGCTAGGAAG CTCAAAGATGAATATCAACTGTGCTGGACCATCTCTGCCAGACCCAATATCATACAGTTG CCGTACTTGCATGAATCACGCCATTTGCATGCACTGAAAAGAGCTAGAGGATGTGGGGGTCGTTTTACAGCGAAGAAAACTGATAACCAGCAGAAACAGGACGAATCAGGTGATAACTCACAGGTCAACATTAATCTTGAGTCTGAAAAAAACGAGGTTGCTTCTGCAGAGAACGCCTCTTGA
- the LOC104108857 gene encoding uncharacterized protein isoform X1 — MSIGLHVRLICINLIFGDIFKEKPFSTVFGQGVRVHSYISQRPLLLNMMRRFTRQKNLVKPGKTRFSTAFLTLHSIHLQKSNLRKLFTSEEWSKSKFAKESAGKDVARIILSFFFWNNVLHALKIGGPLVKVLCLVDGEKKPSMGYLYEAMDRAKEAIQASFTDEQKYAKVFQIIDARWSEQLHRPLHATGLILNPSLFYDQHENNSLAREVWTGFHEVVIKLTPDEDLQEKIVDQLAIYKAAEGLFKLRLAIKQRKTKSPVEWWDEYGVETPDLQTFAIRVLSLTCSSSGCERNWSVFEHIHTKKRNRLTLKRLHNLVFIKYNRALRRRYNHRNLIDPILLENIDEVNEWLTGVPENCKDEEVFEGDSNFTWGDVAVASGVGENPYGLRGNTSSSSSIRKGKSVATTSQSLSLIDEHESDHEEEEEGEEEDDEQYEDNRGIQDFDNLEEEQEE, encoded by the exons ATGTCTATTGGACTCCATGTGCGGCTCATTTGTATCAACTTAATCTTCGGGgacattttcaaggaaaaaccctTCTCTACAGTTTTTGGCCAGGGCGTTAGGGTACATTCTTATATTTCTCAACGGCCCTTGTTATTGAATATGATGAGAAGATTCACCAGACAAAAAAATTTGGTGAAACCGGGCAAGACAAGGTTCTCCACTGCtttcttgactttacatagtatCCACTTGCAAAAATCCAATTTGAGAAAGTTGTTCACTTCAGAGGAATGGAGCAAGAGTAAATTTGCAAAGGAAAGTGCGGGGAAAGATGTTGCACGcattattctttctttttttttttggaataatGTCCTTCATGCTCTTAAAATTGGTGGCCCTTTGGTTAAAGTACTCTGTTTGGTGGATGGGGAGAAAAAACCATCAATGGGCTACCTCTATGAAGCTATGGATAGGGCCAAGGAGGCTATTCAAGCATCATTCACTGATGAGCAGAAATATGCAAAGGTCTTTCAGattattgatgcaagatggagtGAGCAACTTCATAGACCTTTGCATGCAACTGGACTTATTCTGAACCCGTCACTCTTTTATGATCAGCATGAGAATAATTCATTGGCTAGAGAAGTGTGGACAGGATTCCATGAGGTTGTTATCAAGTTGACCCCAGATGAAGACTTGCAAGAAAAGATAGTAGATCAGCTTGCTATTTACAAGGCAGCTGAGGGACTTTTTAAGCTCCGACTTGCTATTAAACAAAGAAAGACGAAGTCGCCAG TTGAGTGGTGGGACGAATATGGTGTAGAGACACCGGATTTACAGACTTTTGCCATCAGAGTTCTAAGTTTAACTTGTAGCTCATCCGGATGTGAAAGGAACTGGAGCGTTTTTGAACAC ATTCATACAAAGAAGAGGAATCGACTAACTTTGAAGCGCCTCCATAATCTAGTGTTCATAAAATACAATAGAGCATTGAGGCGTCGCTACAACCACCGCAACCTAATTGATCCAATTCTTTTGGAGAATATTGATGAGGTTAATGAGTGGCTAACCGGAGTCCCCGAAAATTGTAAAGATGAAGAAGTATTTGAAGGCGACTCTAATTTCACTTGGGGTGATGTTGCGGTTGCTAGTGGAGTTGGGGAGAATCCTTATGGTTTAAGGGGGAATACTTCAAGTTCAAGCTCGATTAGGAAGGGAAAAAGTGTGGCTACTACAAGTCAATCCCTATCCCTAATTGATGAACATGAAAGTGATCATGAAGAGGAAGAGGAGGGGGAGGAGGAAGATGACGAGCAATATGAAGATAATAGAGGAATTCAAGATTTTGAcaatcttgaagaagaacaagaagagtaG
- the LOC104108854 gene encoding nuclear transcription factor Y subunit A-7 isoform X2 has translation MTSSLHYHSDGSENEQPEKQSEAHSESSSPATGMSVPGIATPNMHYVMPTQLGNGNAMAQTAYPYPDPYYRSIFAPYDAQPYPTQPYPAQPMVHVQLMGIQQAGVPLPSDAIDEPVFVNAKQYHGILRRRQSRAKAESEKKLLKARKLKDEYQLCWTISARPNIIQLPYLHESRHLHALKRARGCGGRFTAKKTDNQQKQDESGDNSQVNINLESEKNEVASAENAS, from the exons ATGACGTCCTCGCTTCATTATCATTCAG ATGGTAGTGAGAATGAACAGCCAGAGAAGCAATCAGAGGCTCACAGCGAGTCTTCATCCCCTGCTACTGGAATGTCTGTGCCTGGTATTGCAACACCAAATATGCACTATGTGATGCCCACTCAACTTGGCAATGGAAATGCTATG GCTCAAACAGCTTATCCTTATCCAGATCCATACTATAGGAGCATCTTTGCACCATACGATGCACAGCCTTATCCTACACAACCTTATCCAGCACAACCAATG GTTCACGTTCAGCTAATGGGAATTCAACAAGCTGGTGTTCCTTTGCCATCAGACGCAATAGACGAACCTGTTTTTGTTAATGCAAAACAGTATCATGGCATCTTGAGGCGTCGACAATCTCGCGCGAAAGCTGAGTCAGAGAAGAAACTTCTGAAAGCTAGGAAG CTCAAAGATGAATATCAACTGTGCTGGACCATCTCTGCCAGACCCAATATCATACAGTTG CCGTACTTGCATGAATCACGCCATTTGCATGCACTGAAAAGAGCTAGAGGATGTGGGGGTCGTTTTACAGCGAAGAAAACTGATAACCAGCAGAAACAGGACGAATCAGGTGATAACTCACAGGTCAACATTAATCTTGAGTCTGAAAAAAACGAGGTTGCTTCTGCAGAGAACGCCTCTTGA
- the LOC104108854 gene encoding nuclear transcription factor Y subunit A-7 isoform X4, whose amino-acid sequence MTSSLHYHSDGSENEQPEKQSEAHSESSSPATGMSVPGIATPNMHYVMPTQLGNGNAMAQTAYPYPDPYYRSIFAPYDAQPYPTQPYPAQPMVHVQLMGIQQAGVPLPSDAIDEPVFVNAKQYHGILRRRQSRAKAESEKKLLKARKPYLHESRHLHALKRARGCGGRFTAKKTDNQQKQDESGDNSQVNINLESEKNEVASAENAS is encoded by the exons ATGACGTCCTCGCTTCATTATCATTCAG ATGGTAGTGAGAATGAACAGCCAGAGAAGCAATCAGAGGCTCACAGCGAGTCTTCATCCCCTGCTACTGGAATGTCTGTGCCTGGTATTGCAACACCAAATATGCACTATGTGATGCCCACTCAACTTGGCAATGGAAATGCTATG GCTCAAACAGCTTATCCTTATCCAGATCCATACTATAGGAGCATCTTTGCACCATACGATGCACAGCCTTATCCTACACAACCTTATCCAGCACAACCAATG GTTCACGTTCAGCTAATGGGAATTCAACAAGCTGGTGTTCCTTTGCCATCAGACGCAATAGACGAACCTGTTTTTGTTAATGCAAAACAGTATCATGGCATCTTGAGGCGTCGACAATCTCGCGCGAAAGCTGAGTCAGAGAAGAAACTTCTGAAAGCTAGGAAG CCGTACTTGCATGAATCACGCCATTTGCATGCACTGAAAAGAGCTAGAGGATGTGGGGGTCGTTTTACAGCGAAGAAAACTGATAACCAGCAGAAACAGGACGAATCAGGTGATAACTCACAGGTCAACATTAATCTTGAGTCTGAAAAAAACGAGGTTGCTTCTGCAGAGAACGCCTCTTGA
- the LOC104108857 gene encoding E3 ubiquitin-protein ligase DIS1-like isoform X2, translating to MATGSPYFDDLRCQSEVINPPRNEDCTDIGEHMNELAQHTTKPNVTVSSSVRELLECPVCLNAMYPPIHQCSNGHTLCSGCKPRVHNRCPTCRHELGNIRCLALEKVAASLELPCKYQSFGCIGIIPYYSKLKHESECSFRPYNCPYAGSECTVIGDIPYLVAHLKDDHKVDMHVGSTFNHRYVKANPHEVENATWMLTVFSCFGQYFCLHFEAFQLGMAPVYIAFLRFMGDDETAKNFSYSLEVGGNGRKMIWQGVPRSVRDSHRKVRDSFDGLIIQRNMALFFSGGDRKELKLRVTGRIWKEQ from the exons ATGGCAACTGGAAGTCCTTATTTTGATGACTTGCGATGTCAATCTGAGGTCATTAATCCTCCACGAAATGAAGACTGCACGGACATAGGTGAACATATGAATGAGCTTGCTCAGCATACAACAAAACCTAATGTGACTGTTTCTAGTAGTGTTCGTGAATTATTGGAATGCCCAGTATGCTTAAATGCTATGTATCCACCCATTCATCAG TGTTCCAACGGTCACACACTGTGTTCTGGTTGCAAACCTAGGGTGCATAATCGCTGTCCAACATGTCGGCATGAGCTTGGTAATATTCGATGCCTTGCATTAGAGAAGGTTGCTGCATCTCTTGAGCTCCCATGTAAATATCAGAGCTTTGGATGCATAGGAATCATTCCTTACTACAGCAAGCTGAAGCACGAATCTGAATGCTCTTTCAGACCCTATAATTGCCCCTATGCGGGCTCAGAGTGCACTGTCATTGGCGACATCCCATATTTAGTTGCCCATTTGAAAGATGATCACAAAGTTGATATGCATGTCGGCAGTACTTTCAATCATCGTTATGTAAAAGCAAATCCCCATGAAGTGGAAAATGCTACATGGATGCTCACC GTTTTCAGTTGCTTTGGTCAGTACTTCTGTTTACACTTTGAAGCATTTCAACTTGGAATGGCACCGGTCTATATTGCATTTTTACGGTTCATGGGTGATGATGAAACGGCAAAGAACTTTAGCTACAGTCTTGAAGTTGGAGGCAACGGAAGGAAGATGATTTGGCAAGGGGTACCAAGAAGCGTTAGGGATAGTCACCGTAAGGTTAGAGACAGTTTTGATGGCCTCATCATTCAACGTAATATGGCGCTCTTCTTTTCTGGTGGAGACCGGAAAGAATTGAAGCTTAGAGTTACTGGTAGGATATGGAAAGAACAATGA